A genomic region of Eucalyptus grandis isolate ANBG69807.140 chromosome 5, ASM1654582v1, whole genome shotgun sequence contains the following coding sequences:
- the LOC120293809 gene encoding uncharacterized protein LOC120293809 — translation MSSIGTSKGILEIAKFGVYVTVPIVLMYVFANNSKNLQKFRGNGIHFQQD, via the exons ATGTCGTCCATCGGAACGTCGAAGGGTATCTTGGAGATCGCCAAGTTCGGCGTCTACGTGACGGTCCCCATCGTTCTCATGTACGTCTTCGCCAACAATTCCAAGAATCTCCAGAAATTCAGGGGCAAT GGGATCCACTTCCAGCAGGATTAG